A window of Pusillimonas sp. T7-7 contains these coding sequences:
- a CDS encoding ATP-binding cassette domain-containing protein, with product MFPDFRSPKAYVSVILMAIMLLIPVVMGTSFWTNLFVLLFVFSALSVAWNIVGGYAGQLSLGHAVFYGIGGYTATLLTQNFGITPWLGMFAGALISGLVAVIISYPTLRLKGPFFALATIAILEVVRLLVIHEERWTGGSSGISLPLNIGWTWMVFREKINYVYIAFFIFVMVVWASWFVRKSRMGHYLIAIREREEAAKAVGIATANMKIWAAVISAMLTSIIGTFHITYLTFVDPASAFSLELSIQIAMFALIGGLGTISGPIAGAFLVLPIAELARGWLSSVGNGMHGLVYGIILVVVVLTIPHGLAGAFGPRIEKWLARLPYLGARPAKPERKHDLASGHVIDPGKPVLKAEGLHKSFGGLKATHDVSLELYQNEILAIIGPNGAGKTTVFNQMSGFLRPDQGTVSLLDRDGRWVHCKTPDEFAHKGLGRTFQTAKPFTGLTVLENIMLGAFIATSDRDEAEQIALEVAAQTDLTQYLQTEARNLTVGGMKRLEIARALAIRPSILLLDEVMAGLNPADLEKAVKMLRRIRESGVSILLIEHMMQATMALSDRIIVINEGKVLVSGAPKDVVENPAVIEAYLGKEFADA from the coding sequence TTGTTTCCTGATTTTCGTAGCCCCAAGGCCTATGTCAGCGTTATTCTGATGGCCATCATGCTCCTGATCCCCGTGGTCATGGGCACCTCGTTCTGGACCAACCTATTCGTACTGCTGTTCGTGTTTTCGGCCCTGTCCGTGGCCTGGAATATCGTGGGCGGCTATGCCGGCCAGCTATCCCTGGGCCACGCCGTGTTCTACGGCATAGGCGGCTACACCGCCACCTTGCTCACCCAGAACTTCGGCATCACGCCCTGGCTGGGCATGTTTGCCGGCGCCCTCATCTCGGGCCTGGTCGCCGTCATCATCAGCTACCCCACCCTGCGCCTGAAAGGCCCTTTCTTTGCCTTGGCCACCATTGCCATTCTTGAAGTGGTGCGCCTGCTGGTCATCCACGAAGAGCGCTGGACGGGCGGCTCCAGCGGCATCAGCCTGCCCTTGAACATAGGCTGGACCTGGATGGTCTTTCGCGAAAAGATCAACTATGTCTACATCGCCTTTTTCATTTTTGTCATGGTGGTATGGGCCTCGTGGTTTGTGCGCAAATCACGCATGGGCCATTATCTGATCGCCATCCGCGAGCGCGAAGAGGCGGCCAAGGCGGTGGGGATCGCAACGGCCAACATGAAAATATGGGCGGCCGTGATTTCCGCCATGCTCACCAGCATCATCGGCACTTTCCATATCACTTATCTTACCTTTGTCGATCCCGCCTCCGCCTTCTCGCTTGAGCTGTCCATCCAGATAGCCATGTTCGCCCTGATCGGCGGGCTGGGCACCATTTCCGGACCCATCGCAGGCGCATTCCTGGTCTTGCCCATCGCCGAGCTGGCGCGCGGCTGGTTAAGCAGCGTGGGCAACGGCATGCACGGCCTGGTCTACGGCATTATTCTGGTGGTGGTCGTGCTGACCATCCCTCATGGCCTGGCCGGCGCCTTTGGCCCTCGCATAGAAAAATGGCTGGCCCGGCTGCCGTACCTGGGCGCCCGGCCCGCCAAGCCCGAGCGTAAGCACGACCTGGCCAGCGGCCACGTCATCGACCCCGGCAAACCGGTGCTGAAAGCCGAAGGGCTGCACAAAAGCTTTGGCGGCCTCAAAGCCACCCATGACGTTTCCCTGGAACTGTATCAGAACGAGATCCTGGCCATCATAGGCCCCAACGGGGCGGGCAAGACCACCGTCTTCAATCAGATGTCCGGGTTTCTGCGGCCAGACCAAGGCACCGTCTCGCTGCTCGACCGGGACGGCCGCTGGGTGCACTGCAAAACGCCGGACGAGTTCGCGCATAAAGGCCTGGGCCGTACCTTTCAGACGGCCAAGCCATTCACGGGCCTGACGGTACTTGAAAACATCATGCTGGGCGCCTTCATTGCCACATCCGATCGCGACGAGGCCGAACAAATCGCCCTGGAAGTGGCCGCGCAAACCGACCTGACGCAATACCTGCAGACCGAAGCGCGCAACCTGACCGTCGGGGGCATGAAACGGCTGGAAATCGCCCGTGCGCTGGCCATCCGGCCCAGCATCCTGCTGCTCGATGAGGTCATGGCCGGTCTGAACCCGGCCGACCTTGAAAAGGCGGTCAAGATGCTGCGCCGTATCCGCGAGTCGGGCGTGTCCATCTTGCTCATCGAGCACATGATGCAGGCCACCATGGCCTTGTCGGACCGCATCATCGTCATCAACGAGGGCAAGGTGCTGGTCAGCGGCGCCCCCAAAGACGTGGTCGAGAATCCGGCCGTTATCGAAGCCTACCTGGGCAAGGAGTTCGCCGATGCTTAA
- a CDS encoding shikimate dehydrogenase: protein MKEITGETKLFGILADPIHHVKTPQRMNEYLARANYDGVLVPFHAKPDNLATVLEGLRRLENLVGVIVTVPHKTAVLELCDDASDTTRKIGAANVVRREPDGRLTAHMLDGEGFVRGMQSCGHSVEGKSAYMAGAGGAANAIAFGLVQYGVSRLTIANRTAAKAEDLKARILDIHPQARIDIGTPDPSGHDIVVNATSLGLKEGDASPMDVSRLDASQLVCEVIMQPEETALLRAAGERGCAVHYGAPMLASQIELMAEFLGVSSAK, encoded by the coding sequence ATGAAAGAAATTACAGGCGAAACAAAGCTATTCGGGATACTCGCCGACCCCATACATCATGTGAAAACGCCCCAGCGTATGAACGAATACCTCGCCCGTGCCAACTACGATGGCGTATTGGTGCCTTTCCACGCCAAACCTGACAATCTGGCTACTGTTCTGGAAGGCTTGCGGCGACTGGAAAACCTGGTAGGCGTTATTGTTACCGTGCCACATAAAACCGCCGTGCTGGAGTTGTGCGACGACGCCTCTGACACTACCCGCAAGATCGGGGCTGCCAATGTGGTGCGACGCGAGCCCGACGGCCGGCTTACCGCGCATATGCTGGATGGCGAAGGTTTTGTGCGCGGCATGCAATCGTGCGGGCACAGCGTAGAAGGCAAGTCGGCCTATATGGCAGGGGCCGGCGGCGCGGCCAATGCCATAGCTTTTGGCTTGGTGCAGTATGGGGTCAGCCGCCTGACCATCGCCAACCGCACCGCCGCCAAGGCAGAAGACTTGAAGGCTCGTATTCTCGACATTCATCCCCAGGCGCGTATTGATATCGGTACGCCCGATCCATCGGGCCACGACATTGTCGTCAACGCCACCTCGTTGGGCCTGAAAGAAGGTGATGCCTCGCCCATGGACGTATCCAGGCTGGACGCCAGCCAGCTGGTTTGCGAAGTGATCATGCAGCCAGAGGAAACCGCATTGTTGCGTGCCGCTGGCGAGCGTGGCTGCGCAGTGCATTACGGAGCGCCGATGCTGGCCAGCCAGATCGAGCTGATGGCGGAGTTTCTTGGTGTTTCTTCTGCAAAGTAA
- a CDS encoding SDR family NAD(P)-dependent oxidoreductase codes for MISFTGKTVLITGAAGGIGHAVAKKMAALGAEVAVSDVNLDAVEAVKREMGAPGTVSAYRTDVSNEQSCKQTAADVAQRYGKIDHLVHCAGIYPEKLVADMTQNDWRRLMSINLDGAFHICQAVIPYLAQNSSIVNLASMAGHRGSHSHAHYSASKGAVTSLSKSLALELAPRTRVNIVSPGIIDTPMASSLMHQKGRALLEATPLKRFGTADEVAGVILFLCSDLASFVNGETIHVNGGLYIV; via the coding sequence ATGATATCTTTTACCGGGAAAACCGTACTCATTACCGGCGCTGCCGGCGGCATAGGCCACGCTGTGGCAAAGAAAATGGCGGCTTTGGGCGCTGAAGTCGCCGTCAGCGATGTCAACCTTGATGCCGTCGAAGCGGTAAAAAGGGAAATGGGCGCTCCCGGCACAGTCAGCGCGTACCGCACAGACGTATCCAACGAACAATCCTGCAAACAGACCGCCGCCGACGTTGCGCAGCGTTATGGCAAGATTGATCACCTTGTGCATTGCGCCGGCATCTATCCTGAAAAACTCGTCGCCGACATGACGCAAAACGATTGGCGCCGCCTGATGAGCATCAATCTGGACGGCGCCTTTCACATATGCCAGGCCGTCATTCCTTACCTGGCCCAGAACAGCTCCATCGTCAACCTGGCCTCCATGGCTGGTCACCGCGGCAGCCATTCACACGCCCACTATTCCGCATCAAAAGGCGCGGTGACCAGCCTGAGCAAAAGCTTGGCGCTGGAACTGGCCCCCAGGACCCGTGTAAACATTGTTTCCCCCGGCATCATCGATACGCCCATGGCATCCAGCCTGATGCATCAAAAAGGCCGGGCCCTGCTTGAAGCAACGCCGCTCAAACGCTTCGGCACCGCCGATGAGGTCGCCGGCGTCATTCTGTTCTTGTGTTCCGATCTGGCCAGCTTTGTGAACGGGGAAACCATACACGTCAATGGCGGCCTATATATCGTCTGA
- a CDS encoding GntR family transcriptional regulator: MSSLKPVKRENLSVKVYKQIREALINGQYEPGERLVIGELARVMGVSITPVREAIFRLISEQGLEMQAATAVYVPFLNSARLAEIQQIRFHLEGMGAAEAARRISAKELDELTALQAEFISMTSTNPTRASYLNRKFHFAILEASRMPTLISTVETFWVITGPILKIFHVKTSGLDYSDRQHRHEAVLDALKARDPEAATKAIQADLTWGGKIMIDWLAEREAEQAQTRPKPRNPAATKTSSGKR, encoded by the coding sequence ATGTCCAGTCTGAAGCCTGTAAAAAGGGAAAATCTTTCCGTAAAGGTTTATAAGCAGATACGCGAAGCGCTTATCAATGGGCAGTACGAGCCAGGCGAGCGGCTGGTCATCGGCGAACTCGCCCGCGTAATGGGTGTTTCCATCACCCCTGTACGCGAGGCCATTTTCCGGCTTATCAGCGAGCAGGGCCTGGAAATGCAGGCGGCCACTGCCGTTTATGTGCCGTTTCTGAACTCTGCGCGTCTTGCTGAAATTCAGCAGATTCGTTTTCATCTTGAAGGCATGGGTGCCGCCGAGGCCGCACGTAGAATCAGTGCCAAAGAGCTCGACGAGCTGACGGCCCTGCAAGCTGAATTCATCAGCATGACCTCCACCAACCCTACACGCGCCAGTTACCTGAACCGAAAATTTCATTTCGCCATCCTCGAAGCCAGCCGTATGCCCACGCTCATCAGCACGGTTGAAACATTCTGGGTCATCACCGGCCCCATACTGAAAATATTCCACGTCAAAACCTCGGGTCTGGATTATTCCGACAGGCAGCACAGGCACGAAGCCGTACTCGACGCCCTCAAAGCCCGCGACCCCGAGGCGGCCACCAAAGCCATTCAGGCCGATTTGACCTGGGGTGGAAAAATAATGATTGACTGGCTGGCCGAGCGGGAAGCCGAGCAAGCCCAGACCAGGCCCAAGCCTCGCAACCCTGCAGCAACAAAAACATCTTCGGGCAAACGCTAG
- a CDS encoding branched-chain amino acid ABC transporter permease has product MDIFIQLLINGLLLGGAYTIISLGLTLIFGVVRVVNFAHGDFLMVGMYLVYLLAAHVGIHPYVGLIPIAVVLFALGALTQKVIIEPLLDSDEHIQIFATVGLSTILLNLALVLFGANVFRASVQTGVSPITVGGFTMVSGQIITFVVAIGLAVLLHLFMHRTYLGRALRAVAQHRYAALLMGVNVKHVYIVAFGLGTAFVGIAAGLLAPQYPVFPTVGTYFVLTAFVIVVLGGMGSLYGAVAGSMIIGVIDTLAGYYIAPDLKEVVYFGIFLLILVVRPNGLFGFGTE; this is encoded by the coding sequence ATGGATATCTTCATACAGTTGCTCATCAACGGACTGCTGCTGGGCGGCGCCTACACCATTATCAGCCTGGGCCTGACACTGATCTTCGGGGTCGTGCGCGTTGTCAATTTCGCCCATGGCGATTTTCTGATGGTCGGCATGTATCTGGTTTACCTGCTTGCCGCCCATGTTGGCATCCACCCTTATGTCGGGCTGATCCCCATCGCTGTCGTGCTGTTTGCCCTGGGTGCGCTCACGCAAAAAGTCATCATCGAGCCCCTGCTCGACTCTGACGAACACATACAGATTTTTGCCACGGTCGGCCTGTCCACCATTTTGCTGAACCTGGCGCTGGTGCTGTTCGGCGCCAACGTCTTCCGGGCCTCCGTCCAGACCGGCGTCAGTCCCATTACGGTGGGCGGCTTTACCATGGTCTCGGGCCAGATCATCACCTTTGTGGTGGCCATTGGCCTGGCGGTGCTGCTGCACCTGTTCATGCATCGCACCTACCTTGGCCGCGCGCTGCGCGCCGTCGCCCAGCATCGCTACGCCGCCCTGCTGATGGGCGTGAACGTCAAGCATGTGTACATTGTGGCGTTTGGCCTGGGCACCGCTTTCGTGGGCATTGCAGCCGGCCTGCTCGCGCCGCAGTACCCGGTCTTTCCCACCGTGGGCACCTACTTTGTGCTGACCGCCTTTGTCATCGTGGTGCTGGGCGGCATGGGCAGCCTGTACGGCGCGGTCGCCGGCTCCATGATTATTGGCGTGATCGACACGCTGGCCGGCTACTACATCGCGCCCGACTTGAAAGAAGTCGTCTACTTCGGCATTTTCCTGCTGATACTTGTTGTCCGACCAAACGGCCTGTTTGGCTTTGGCACAGAATAA
- a CDS encoding ABC transporter ATP-binding protein, giving the protein MLKVSNLHSGYGKTQVLNGLDFEVNKGEIVTLIGANGAGKTTTLKTLCGVIPAMSGTVQFEGQDLTGRSTHDVVESGISMIPEGRQLFPNFTVRDNLIMGSFKRTARPIVQQKMDEVLQIFPRVKERLDQLAGSLSGGEQQMVAIARGMMADPKLLMFDEPSLGLSPILVQQMFDIVRDITQHGVTVLLVEQNVFKTLRLADRGYVLENGAIVMTGTGEELLGNAHIKKAYLGH; this is encoded by the coding sequence ATGCTTAAAGTCTCCAACCTGCATTCGGGCTATGGCAAAACACAGGTACTCAATGGCCTGGATTTTGAAGTCAACAAGGGCGAAATCGTCACCCTGATCGGCGCCAATGGCGCGGGCAAGACCACCACCTTGAAAACCCTGTGCGGCGTGATTCCGGCCATGTCCGGAACCGTCCAGTTCGAAGGACAGGACCTGACGGGCCGCAGCACCCACGACGTGGTCGAAAGCGGCATCAGCATGATCCCGGAAGGCCGGCAGCTGTTTCCGAACTTCACCGTGCGCGATAACCTCATCATGGGCTCGTTCAAGCGCACGGCGCGCCCCATTGTGCAGCAGAAAATGGACGAAGTGCTGCAAATATTCCCGCGGGTCAAAGAGCGCCTGGACCAGCTGGCCGGATCCTTGTCGGGCGGCGAGCAGCAAATGGTGGCCATCGCCCGCGGCATGATGGCCGATCCGAAACTGCTCATGTTCGACGAGCCCTCCCTGGGGCTATCCCCCATACTGGTGCAGCAAATGTTCGATATCGTGCGCGACATCACCCAGCATGGTGTCACCGTCTTGCTGGTCGAGCAGAACGTATTCAAAACCCTGCGCCTGGCCGACCGAGGCTATGTGCTCGAGAACGGCGCCATCGTCATGACCGGCACCGGTGAAGAACTTTTGGGCAACGCCCACATCAAGAAAGCCTATCTGGGCCATTAA
- a CDS encoding FadR/GntR family transcriptional regulator gives MDDYSNSASTPSLTTPIVEWLTQEIEQQHLKPGDKLPSEKQLGEQFSVSRSVVREAVSQLKSEGLVSSQQGRGVFVNERGARQTFRLDPTRLDDKEDVAYVLELMIAIESAAARLAALRRTPEDLKNIKRALIGMEYAIVHDQLGDTEDYAFHQAIVDAAQNPHFIALNEYLERHARHLIRSARSNTAQYHQDLVEDVQQEHQAIVRAIEAQDPDEAAQAAETHLRKAAERLNTYLAFPPA, from the coding sequence ATGGACGACTACTCCAATTCTGCATCGACGCCATCTCTTACTACGCCTATTGTCGAATGGCTGACTCAAGAGATAGAGCAGCAGCATCTCAAACCGGGGGACAAACTGCCCAGTGAAAAACAGCTGGGTGAGCAGTTTTCGGTCAGCCGCTCAGTCGTTCGCGAAGCAGTATCGCAACTGAAGTCCGAAGGGTTGGTAAGCTCGCAGCAGGGGCGCGGCGTGTTTGTCAATGAGCGGGGCGCCAGACAAACGTTCAGGCTGGATCCAACCCGCCTGGACGACAAAGAAGATGTGGCTTATGTGCTTGAACTCATGATTGCAATTGAAAGTGCTGCCGCCCGGCTTGCGGCCTTGCGCCGAACACCCGAGGACTTGAAAAACATCAAGCGGGCGCTGATAGGTATGGAATACGCGATTGTCCACGACCAGTTGGGCGATACCGAAGACTATGCCTTTCATCAAGCCATTGTCGATGCGGCACAGAACCCTCACTTCATCGCGCTTAACGAATACCTGGAGCGCCATGCCAGGCACTTGATCCGCAGCGCGCGCAGCAATACCGCGCAGTATCACCAAGATCTGGTGGAAGACGTACAACAGGAACACCAGGCCATAGTGCGGGCCATCGAGGCCCAGGACCCCGACGAGGCAGCCCAAGCAGCCGAAACCCATTTGCGCAAGGCGGCGGAGCGCCTGAACACTTATCTGGCCTTTCCGCCCGCCTAG
- a CDS encoding GMC family oxidoreductase, with product MADYDYIIAGGGTAGCILADRLTASGQYRVLLLEAGRETRSMWVQIPAGFSKLMTNPRFNWGFQTEPEDNVHGRTIAVPRGKGLGGSTLINGMIYVRGQSQDYDAWQAAGAQGWGFDEVEPYFRKLENYARGEESRGKNGPMYLEQVAERFPIADAFLKAAGEDGQPWNDDYNAGNQEGFGYYQVAQHKGRRWSVVDGYLRPARHRKNLVIESGAHIQRLIFDGKRCTGLVYRKDGQELTVKASREILLCMGAIQTPQLLELSGVGDPEVIQAQGIPLVHVLKGVGGNYIDHFATRMNWRVRNTITLNEMSRGLPLARQVVRYYLQRKGILTLGTGLVHGFVKTSEQLQAPDVQYFFVHASYANAANRVLDKEPGMTIGVAQLRPESRGSIHIKSPHPLDGPAIRPNFLDAAADRDSLVKGMQIARRIVGQPAMQRYVSYEMNPGKEVNTFDEWLEFARNTGQTIYHPIGTCRMGMDDNAVTDPRLRVRGIEGLRVVDASVMPLMVSGNTQAAVMMVAEKGADMILQDAKV from the coding sequence ATGGCCGACTACGACTACATTATTGCGGGCGGCGGTACGGCCGGCTGTATTCTTGCCGACCGCCTGACCGCCAGCGGCCAATATCGTGTTTTGCTGTTGGAAGCGGGGCGTGAAACCCGCTCCATGTGGGTGCAGATCCCGGCCGGCTTCAGCAAGTTGATGACCAACCCCCGCTTTAACTGGGGGTTTCAGACCGAGCCCGAAGATAACGTTCATGGCCGCACCATTGCGGTGCCGCGCGGCAAGGGCCTGGGTGGCTCCACGCTGATCAATGGCATGATTTATGTTCGAGGCCAATCACAGGATTACGATGCCTGGCAGGCTGCGGGCGCGCAAGGGTGGGGCTTTGATGAGGTCGAGCCGTACTTTCGCAAGCTCGAAAACTATGCCCGGGGCGAAGAGTCTCGTGGCAAAAACGGGCCCATGTATCTGGAGCAGGTAGCCGAACGCTTTCCCATAGCCGATGCCTTCCTGAAAGCAGCCGGTGAAGATGGCCAGCCCTGGAATGATGATTACAACGCTGGAAATCAAGAGGGCTTTGGCTATTACCAGGTCGCGCAGCATAAAGGCAGGCGCTGGAGCGTGGTCGATGGCTATTTGAGGCCGGCCCGTCACCGCAAGAATCTTGTGATTGAATCAGGCGCACATATTCAGCGGCTGATTTTCGACGGCAAGCGCTGTACCGGCCTGGTTTATCGCAAAGACGGGCAAGAGCTTACGGTAAAGGCAAGCCGCGAAATCTTGTTGTGCATGGGCGCCATCCAGACGCCGCAGCTGCTGGAGCTATCAGGAGTGGGCGACCCCGAAGTCATCCAGGCTCAGGGTATTCCGCTGGTGCATGTCTTGAAGGGAGTGGGCGGCAACTACATTGATCACTTTGCCACCCGGATGAACTGGCGGGTACGGAATACGATCACGCTCAACGAAATGTCGCGGGGCCTGCCGTTGGCCCGCCAAGTGGTCCGCTACTATCTGCAGCGTAAAGGCATACTGACCCTGGGCACGGGGCTGGTTCACGGCTTCGTCAAAACATCGGAACAACTCCAGGCTCCAGACGTGCAGTACTTTTTTGTGCATGCGAGCTACGCCAACGCGGCCAATCGTGTGCTCGATAAAGAACCTGGCATGACGATAGGCGTTGCCCAGCTTCGGCCCGAATCAAGGGGCTCCATCCACATTAAATCGCCCCATCCGCTCGATGGCCCGGCCATCCGGCCCAACTTCCTGGATGCGGCCGCCGACCGTGACTCCCTTGTCAAAGGCATGCAGATTGCGCGCCGTATCGTGGGCCAGCCGGCGATGCAGCGGTATGTGTCGTATGAAATGAATCCGGGCAAAGAGGTCAATACCTTCGACGAATGGCTGGAGTTTGCCCGTAATACGGGCCAGACCATCTACCATCCCATAGGTACATGCCGGATGGGCATGGACGACAACGCGGTCACTGATCCGCGCTTGCGTGTCAGGGGTATTGAAGGCTTGCGGGTTGTTGACGCGTCTGTCATGCCGCTGATGGTGTCAGGCAATACCCAGGCTGCTGTCATGATGGTTGCCGAAAAAGGCGCCGACATGATTTTGCAGGACGCGAAAGTTTAA
- a CDS encoding ABC transporter substrate-binding protein, producing the protein MVKLKKIALAVAACGVLMTTAASADVKVGAVYPFSGALALLGQESYRGLEIAVNEMNKAGGLNGEQITILKADAVDPTQAVSETKRLTSEDVAAVFGSYASGISYAATPVTELAGIPYFELGATAHKITTRGYKYLFRSNPNTGLYGVSVVNALHETIAPGMGMSKDDIVIGIIHEDGPYGTDVAATEKARAAELGYKVAEVLPYSAKTVDLSSLILRLKGADVNVVLHTAYQNDAILFFSQSKAAGFDPKIIIGAGGGYSLADTAKAVGPDMNGVFDLDFPQASINPEGAPGLKDFLSAYKTAYNAEPQSGHSLANYVGAKAFLEAMANAKSTDADKIREAVLAYKKDVGTTANGWAFEFGEDGQNNASTFYLMQWQKDDLVTIAPENLALGKPVFNK; encoded by the coding sequence ATGGTCAAGTTGAAGAAAATAGCGCTGGCAGTCGCTGCTTGCGGCGTCCTCATGACGACCGCAGCATCCGCCGATGTAAAGGTTGGAGCGGTCTACCCATTCAGCGGCGCCCTTGCCTTGCTGGGCCAAGAAAGCTACCGTGGGCTGGAAATCGCCGTCAACGAAATGAACAAGGCCGGCGGCCTCAACGGCGAACAAATCACCATCCTGAAGGCCGATGCCGTTGACCCGACTCAAGCCGTGTCCGAAACCAAGCGCCTTACCTCCGAAGATGTTGCCGCGGTATTCGGCAGCTATGCCTCGGGCATTTCGTATGCCGCGACACCTGTCACCGAATTGGCCGGCATTCCCTACTTTGAACTGGGCGCCACCGCGCATAAAATTACAACACGCGGCTACAAATACCTGTTCCGCAGCAACCCGAATACTGGTCTTTATGGCGTATCGGTCGTCAATGCCCTGCACGAAACCATTGCTCCGGGCATGGGCATGAGCAAAGACGACATCGTCATCGGCATCATCCATGAAGACGGCCCCTACGGCACCGACGTCGCCGCCACCGAAAAAGCGCGCGCAGCCGAACTGGGCTATAAAGTCGCCGAAGTCCTGCCTTATTCGGCCAAAACCGTCGATCTATCGTCCTTGATCCTTAGGCTCAAGGGCGCCGATGTAAACGTCGTACTGCACACCGCGTATCAGAACGATGCCATTTTGTTCTTCAGCCAGTCCAAGGCAGCCGGCTTCGATCCTAAAATCATTATCGGCGCCGGTGGCGGTTATTCGCTGGCTGACACGGCCAAGGCGGTTGGCCCCGATATGAATGGCGTGTTCGATCTCGACTTCCCTCAGGCATCCATCAACCCCGAAGGCGCTCCTGGGCTCAAGGACTTCCTCAGTGCCTATAAAACGGCCTACAACGCCGAGCCGCAATCGGGCCATAGCCTGGCCAACTACGTCGGCGCCAAGGCCTTCCTTGAAGCCATGGCCAATGCCAAGTCCACCGATGCCGATAAAATTCGCGAAGCCGTCCTGGCTTACAAGAAAGACGTCGGCACCACGGCCAATGGCTGGGCTTTTGAGTTCGGCGAAGACGGTCAGAACAATGCCTCGACCTTCTATCTGATGCAATGGCAAAAGGATGACCTGGTCACCATCGCCCCCGAGAACCTCGCTTTAGGCAAGCCTGTTTTCAACAAGTAA
- a CDS encoding branched-chain amino acid ABC transporter substrate-binding protein produces MNFTKLALALSACGVVAMSSAQAAPLKIALVETLSGAQASTGLLYRTAANYGLARLNEEGGWNGEAIEIAEYDNQGGPAGASDKVKAAIADGARIIIQGSSSAVSGQITEDVRKYNIRNPGKEVLFLNMGGEALELTGDKCHFYHFRFTTNAPIRVKALVKAMKETGDLGTKVYSMNQNYSWGNDMQTSIQDFAKEGGYEVVESTLHDVNRIQDFSPYASKIKASGAQTVITGNWSNDLLLLMKATRGAGLDVRFGTVFLDQPGNLANAGETALGHYIANAYNMSANPETEKFGEEYKAKTGHYPTYIEPQTVFGIQMLAEALKATPPEDGQLNVSKLALNLEKVKITTPMGETSIRAEDHQVVLPIVVSKVTKEAKYKADETAMGFEVVTQFAGPDALNPLQKTCKMKRPA; encoded by the coding sequence ATGAACTTTACCAAATTGGCGTTGGCGCTTTCGGCTTGCGGGGTGGTTGCGATGAGTTCGGCTCAGGCCGCTCCTTTAAAAATTGCCCTGGTTGAAACCCTGTCTGGAGCACAGGCCTCGACCGGCTTGCTCTATCGCACGGCAGCCAACTATGGTCTTGCGCGCTTGAATGAAGAGGGTGGCTGGAACGGCGAAGCCATTGAGATTGCCGAATATGACAATCAGGGCGGTCCTGCCGGAGCATCGGACAAAGTCAAGGCGGCGATTGCCGACGGCGCCCGCATCATCATTCAAGGCTCCTCTTCCGCCGTGTCGGGGCAGATTACCGAAGATGTCCGCAAATACAATATTCGCAACCCGGGCAAAGAGGTACTGTTCCTGAATATGGGTGGCGAGGCGCTTGAGCTGACGGGAGACAAATGCCACTTCTATCACTTCCGCTTTACGACCAATGCGCCTATTCGGGTCAAGGCACTGGTCAAGGCCATGAAAGAGACGGGCGATCTGGGCACCAAGGTCTATTCAATGAACCAGAACTATTCCTGGGGTAACGACATGCAGACGTCCATCCAGGACTTTGCGAAAGAGGGCGGCTATGAAGTGGTGGAAAGCACGCTGCATGACGTCAACCGCATTCAGGATTTCTCGCCTTATGCCAGCAAGATCAAGGCGAGCGGTGCTCAAACAGTTATTACCGGCAACTGGTCCAATGACTTGCTGCTTTTGATGAAAGCAACGCGCGGTGCGGGTCTGGACGTACGGTTCGGCACGGTGTTCCTGGATCAGCCTGGTAATTTGGCCAATGCGGGCGAAACAGCGCTGGGCCACTACATAGCGAATGCCTACAACATGTCTGCCAACCCCGAGACCGAGAAGTTCGGCGAAGAGTACAAAGCCAAGACGGGACACTATCCCACTTATATCGAACCGCAAACCGTATTTGGCATTCAGATGCTTGCCGAGGCATTGAAAGCCACTCCTCCCGAGGATGGCCAACTCAATGTGTCAAAGCTTGCGTTGAACCTCGAGAAGGTCAAGATCACGACCCCCATGGGTGAAACCTCAATCCGTGCAGAGGATCACCAAGTGGTTCTGCCTATCGTGGTGTCCAAGGTCACCAAGGAAGCCAAGTACAAGGCTGACGAAACCGCCATGGGCTTCGAGGTGGTTACGCAGTTCGCCGGCCCCGATGCGCTGAACCCGCTACAGAAAACCTGCAAGATGAAGCGTCCCGCCTGA